Proteins encoded within one genomic window of Raphanus sativus cultivar WK10039 unplaced genomic scaffold, ASM80110v3 Scaffold0222, whole genome shotgun sequence:
- the LOC108847265 gene encoding uncharacterized protein LOC108847265 isoform X1, which produces MVGETHGQSQMAKKSQHLTALQEVEQIAQLRKRRKAQGQRPQPGERRFGYAPEAVYVEPKPPDPSRINQTPISKIHNHHVVNSRFDYNSFADKIELLKFSGKIGYLRWERNLDEWFHYNNILKEEKLAYAIDHLKGDAFKWWVQEEDDRRFYKEPTIKTWRALKEAMRHEFAPEFTSSEIKELYPRRYPTHGSKEARKVVAQESKRGWSQQANLQPNQGHAIVQCLDQKSDIPKAMESRSVSQNTLIRTKAKPLLDTMQVKAKVSPILNNLVYESSPTGMSHLSLSKNVKTGPEVQQNPNSTSLFESKVHKELFPRNKEILDLKEEDTPSQGKSSDFKILKDQTCFKCHKIGHLAEACPIKHVLKETSLETETENFKISDSFIQSDLLVPNSCIMHLSLSKGIVSGIKEHELKREDLFYQHGIAKEEEAISEAGRNDLLLKEAKPVIKVSNQGKCLTSPLDTGLNFYILGTGIPDESSMLTEVPRAELDPEINQNPHHKWKPKSEQRIVQVPKPEVNFTIDQSAIIISMIRLMHLSCPRECEIFSGTKEEYTAQKEETQSMMLQDAESMPIKVSQIKGSVSNLNLPLLLDKEDIMHLSLPRNFDPGIKEVEVHNHQSQKLQRRQQPKTRYPKKKIILQLMEAIKVSLEISNYFYQCPNTGIMHLLFVQKDEKFSGCKEESFKEIPPDNLLLLGESVPKMVRTINSKSVENHHLQKGRNDNVQARGVIISHFFKEEPPDAQTITKPKLYQGKVLNSQKRMKPDLLYCGVSGYPVLRSKPSQGGGDDVVIKPVAEPEVNQPAQTGHFGGTSDRGTNPNYWTKPQFHIPDCLILAHNSNGLGALLIDDVGATTWRFLFPLIAGDLLVVASVKSPV; this is translated from the exons atggtagGAGAAACACACGGACAAAGTCAGATGGCCAAGAAGAGccaacatttgacagctttgcaagaggttgaacagattgctcagttgaggaaaagaagaaaggcacaaggccaacgtccacagccaggagaaagaagatttggatatgcaccagaggctgtctatgtcgagcccaagccaccagatccttcaaggatcaatcaaaCCCCAATTTCTAAAATCCACaaccatcatgttgttaattctcggtttgattataactcttttgctgataaaattgaactcttaaaattttcaggaaaaataggttatcttagatgggagaggaaccttgatgaatggtttcactacaacaacatcttgaaggaagaaaagctagcttatgccattgatcatctaaaaggagatgcctttaaatggtgggtacaagaagaagatgataggaggttttacaaggagccaactatcaaaacgtggaGAGCTCTTAAGGAAGCCATGAGAcatgagtttgcaccagagtTTACAAGTTCTGAAATTAAGGAACTTTAtccaaggaggtatccaactcatggttccaaagaagctaGAAAAGTTGTTGCACAAGAGAGTAAGAGAGGCTGGTCTCAACAAGCCAACTTGCAaccaaaccaggggcacgccattgtccaaTGCCTAgaccagaaaagtgacatcccaAAGGCCATGGAGAGTAGAAGTGTCAGCCAAAACACTTTGATCAGAACCAAAGCAAAACCATTGCTAGATACTATGCAAGTAAAAGctaaggtaagtcctatacttaataatttggtttatgaatcttctcccactggtatgagtcacttgtctttgtcaaagaatgttaagacaggTCCTGAGGTCCAGCAAAATCCGAACTCCACATCCTTGTTTGAATCCAAAGTTCACAAAGAATTATTtccaaggaacaaggagattTTAGACCTCAAAGAGGAGGACACACCAAGCCAAGGCAAGTcttctgattttaaaattctgaaagatcagacatgttttaAATGTCATAAAATAGGACACCTTGCTGAAGCTTGTCCCATTAAACAtgtattgaaagaaacatcactagaaactgaaactgaaaattttaaaataagtgatagttttattcaatctgatttgttggttccaaattcttgtataatgcacttgtctttgtcaaagggtaTTGTATCAGGAATTAAGGAGCATGAACTTAAAAGAGAAGACCTATTCTACCAGCATGGTAttgctaaagaggaggaagccataagtgaggctggaagaaatgatttgttgcttaaagaagcaaaacctgtaatcaaagtatcaaaccaaggtaagtgtttaacatcacctttagatactggtttaaatttttatattcttggtacagggataccagatgagagctctatgcttactgaagtgcCAAGGGCCGAGCTAGACCCTGAGAtcaatcaaaatccacaccacaagtggaaaccaaaatctgaacaaagaattgttcaagtgccaaaacctgaggtaaatttcactataGATCAGAGTGCTATTATTATAtccatgataagattaatgcacttgtcttgtccaagagaatgtgaaatattttcaGGAACAAAGGAGGAGTACACTGCCCAAAAAGAAGAGACACAATCCATGATGTTACAAGATGCTGAATCAATGCCAATAAAAGTCAGCCAAATAAAGGGAAGTGTTTCTAATTTAAATTTGCCCTTATTACTTGATAAAGAAGACAttatgcacttgtctttgccaagaaattttgatccaggaataaaaGAAGTTGAAGTTCATAACCACCAAAGTCAAAAGTTGCAAAGAAGACAGCAACCAAAAACAAGATAtccaaagaagaaaatcattCTTCAACTTATGGAAGCTATCAAAGTAAGTCTggaaatttcaaattatttttatcagtgTCCAAACACAGGTATAATGCACTTGCTTTTTGTCCAGAAAGATGAGAaattttcaggttgcaaagaagaaagctttaaagaaatcccaccggataatcttttattgcttggagaatcagtcccaaagatggtcAGAACCATCAACTCCAAAAGTGTGGAGAACCATCATCTCCAGAAGGGAAGAAATGACAATGTCCaggccagaggcgtgatcatttcccatttctttaaagaagagccaccagatgcacaaaccattaccaaaccaaaattgtatcaaggtaaagttctaaactcccaaaagagaatgaaacctgacttgctctattgtggtgtatcaggttatccagttttgaggtcaaaaccttcacaagggggaggggatgatgtggtcatcaaaccagtagctgaaccggagGTCAACCAACCTGcacaaaccggccactttggaggtaccagcgacagag gtactaatccgaactattggactaaacctcagttccatattcCGGACTGCCTGATCCTTGCCCACAACAGTAATGGTCTGGGTGCTCTATTAATCGATGATGTAGGTGCCACGACATGGCGCTTCCTCTTTCCACTCATCGCCGGAGATTTATTAGTAGTGGCTTCTGTGAAATCGCCGGTGTGA
- the LOC108835253 gene encoding uncharacterized protein LOC108835253, with translation MDLINSMLAQPGREQFTTVLSRNLEPNTTWFGYDKSSLTHKISKIMKKKFNKPFYSWTCVPKDRQERYFVEFVKSHTWNPFVTGLVQEHFESICQLRMKGMVSDVRTSREQPNWIGDSLWKQMTAYWDTNAAVVKSKKASAARKSERNGLGIHKHNSEQKSYMQIEQELTVELGRPASFGEVFIKAHTKKDGTYVDFKAEKVIEAYKRKKEEKLADLAKDSTEISDEQQPLLSVEEDNELFIQSAMTEEIFLVLEA, from the exons ATGGATTTAATAAACTCGATGCTAGCCCAACCAGGCCGAGAGCAGTTCACAACGGTCCTGTCTCGCAACCTCGAGCCTAATACAACATG GTTTGGTTATGACAAGTCCAGCTTGACCCATAAGATATCCAAGATtatgaaaaagaaatttaataagCCATTCTATAGCTGGACCTGTGTGCCTAAAGACAGACAAGAAAGATACTTTGTTGAATTTGTG AAATCACACACATGGAATCCCTTTGTAACCGGTCTTGTTCAAGAACACTTCGAATCCATTTGTCAGCTTCGAATGAAGGGTATGGTCAGTGATGTAAGGACCTCTCGAGAGCAACCGAATTGGATAGGAGATTCACTCTGGAAGCAAATGACTGCTTATTGGGACACTAATGCAGCAGTGGTAAAGAGTAAAAAGGCATCAGCAGCCCGAAAGTCTGAGCGTAATGGTCTTGGTATTCACAAGCATAACTCAGAGCAGAAGTCCTATATGCAAATCGAACAGGAGCTG ACAGTGGAGTTGGGAAGACCTGCGAGTTTTGGTGAAGTATTCATCAAGGCTCATACAAAAAAAGATGGAACCTATGTTGATTTCAAAGCAGAAAAAGTTATTGAGGCTTACAaaaggaagaaggaagagaagTTGGCTGACCTTGCGAAGGATAGCACTGAAATCTCAGATGAGCAACAGCCACTGCTATCAGTAGAAGAGGACAATGAGCTGTTTATTCAG TCTGCAATGACAGAGGAGATCTTTTTGGTATTGGaagcttga
- the LOC108847265 gene encoding uncharacterized protein LOC108847265 isoform X2 → MVGETHGQSQMAKKSQHLTALQEVEQIAQLRKRRKAQGQRPQPGERRFGYAPEAVYVEPKPPDPSRINQTPISKIHNHHVVNSRFDYNSFADKIELLKFSGKIGYLRWERNLDEWFHYNNILKEEKLAYAIDHLKGDAFKWWVQEEDDRRFYKEPTIKTWRALKEAMRHEFAPEFTSSEIKELYPRRYPTHGSKEARKVVAQESKRGWSQQANLQPNQGHAIVQCLDQKSDIPKAMESRSVSQNTLIRTKAKPLLDTMQVKAKVSPILNNLVYESSPTGMSHLSLSKNVKTGPEVQQNPNSTSLFESKVHKELFPRNKEILDLKEEDTPSQGKSSDFKILKDQTCFKCHKIGHLAEACPIKHVLKETSLETETENFKISDSFIQSDLLVPNSCIMHLSLSKGIVSGIKEHELKREDLFYQHGIAKEEEAISEAGRNDLLLKEAKPVIKVSNQGKCLTSPLDTGLNFYILGTGIPDESSMLTEVPRAELDPEINQNPHHKWKPKSEQRIVQVPKPEVNFTIDQSAIIISMIRLMHLSCPRECEIFSGTKEEYTAQKEETQSMMLQDAESMPIKVSQIKGSVSNLNLPLLLDKEDIMHLSLPRNFDPGIKEVEVHNHQSQKLQRRQQPKTRYPKKKIILQLMEAIKVSLEISNYFYQCPNTGIMHLLFVQKDEKFSGCKEESFKEIPPDNLLLLGESVPKMVRTINSKSVENHHLQKGRNDNVQARGVIISHFFKEEPPDAQTITKPKLYQGYPVLRSKPSQGGGDDVVIKPVAEPEVNQPAQTGHFGGTSDRGTVPGEYLNHQKFFCHESNFPRRPTHQGFTETWNYKKSFTEEEVMNITNRRFPSPSICENRLLKEIQAQ, encoded by the exons atggtagGAGAAACACACGGACAAAGTCAGATGGCCAAGAAGAGccaacatttgacagctttgcaagaggttgaacagattgctcagttgaggaaaagaagaaaggcacaaggccaacgtccacagccaggagaaagaagatttggatatgcaccagaggctgtctatgtcgagcccaagccaccagatccttcaaggatcaatcaaaCCCCAATTTCTAAAATCCACaaccatcatgttgttaattctcggtttgattataactcttttgctgataaaattgaactcttaaaattttcaggaaaaataggttatcttagatgggagaggaaccttgatgaatggtttcactacaacaacatcttgaaggaagaaaagctagcttatgccattgatcatctaaaaggagatgcctttaaatggtgggtacaagaagaagatgataggaggttttacaaggagccaactatcaaaacgtggaGAGCTCTTAAGGAAGCCATGAGAcatgagtttgcaccagagtTTACAAGTTCTGAAATTAAGGAACTTTAtccaaggaggtatccaactcatggttccaaagaagctaGAAAAGTTGTTGCACAAGAGAGTAAGAGAGGCTGGTCTCAACAAGCCAACTTGCAaccaaaccaggggcacgccattgtccaaTGCCTAgaccagaaaagtgacatcccaAAGGCCATGGAGAGTAGAAGTGTCAGCCAAAACACTTTGATCAGAACCAAAGCAAAACCATTGCTAGATACTATGCAAGTAAAAGctaaggtaagtcctatacttaataatttggtttatgaatcttctcccactggtatgagtcacttgtctttgtcaaagaatgttaagacaggTCCTGAGGTCCAGCAAAATCCGAACTCCACATCCTTGTTTGAATCCAAAGTTCACAAAGAATTATTtccaaggaacaaggagattTTAGACCTCAAAGAGGAGGACACACCAAGCCAAGGCAAGTcttctgattttaaaattctgaaagatcagacatgttttaAATGTCATAAAATAGGACACCTTGCTGAAGCTTGTCCCATTAAACAtgtattgaaagaaacatcactagaaactgaaactgaaaattttaaaataagtgatagttttattcaatctgatttgttggttccaaattcttgtataatgcacttgtctttgtcaaagggtaTTGTATCAGGAATTAAGGAGCATGAACTTAAAAGAGAAGACCTATTCTACCAGCATGGTAttgctaaagaggaggaagccataagtgaggctggaagaaatgatttgttgcttaaagaagcaaaacctgtaatcaaagtatcaaaccaaggtaagtgtttaacatcacctttagatactggtttaaatttttatattcttggtacagggataccagatgagagctctatgcttactgaagtgcCAAGGGCCGAGCTAGACCCTGAGAtcaatcaaaatccacaccacaagtggaaaccaaaatctgaacaaagaattgttcaagtgccaaaacctgaggtaaatttcactataGATCAGAGTGCTATTATTATAtccatgataagattaatgcacttgtcttgtccaagagaatgtgaaatattttcaGGAACAAAGGAGGAGTACACTGCCCAAAAAGAAGAGACACAATCCATGATGTTACAAGATGCTGAATCAATGCCAATAAAAGTCAGCCAAATAAAGGGAAGTGTTTCTAATTTAAATTTGCCCTTATTACTTGATAAAGAAGACAttatgcacttgtctttgccaagaaattttgatccaggaataaaaGAAGTTGAAGTTCATAACCACCAAAGTCAAAAGTTGCAAAGAAGACAGCAACCAAAAACAAGATAtccaaagaagaaaatcattCTTCAACTTATGGAAGCTATCAAAGTAAGTCTggaaatttcaaattatttttatcagtgTCCAAACACAGGTATAATGCACTTGCTTTTTGTCCAGAAAGATGAGAaattttcaggttgcaaagaagaaagctttaaagaaatcccaccggataatcttttattgcttggagaatcagtcccaaagatggtcAGAACCATCAACTCCAAAAGTGTGGAGAACCATCATCTCCAGAAGGGAAGAAATGACAATGTCCaggccagaggcgtgatcatttcccatttctttaaagaagagccaccagatgcacaaaccattaccaaaccaaaattgtatcaag gttatccagttttgaggtcaaaaccttcacaagggggaggggatgatgtggtcatcaaaccagtagctgaaccggagGTCAACCAACCTGcacaaaccggccactttggaggtaccagcgacagagGTACAGTCCCAGGCGAATATCTCAACCACCAGAAGTtcttttgtcatgaatccaattttCCTAGAAGGCCAACTCATCAAGGATTTACTGAGActtggaattacaagaaaagcttcacggaggaagaagttatgaatattacaaaccggaggttccccagcccatccatctgcgagaaccgacttttgaaggagattcaagcccaatga
- the LOC108847265 gene encoding uncharacterized protein LOC108847265 isoform X3, whose translation MVGETHGQSQMAKKSQHLTALQEVEQIAQLRKRRKAQGQRPQPGERRFGYAPEAVYVEPKPPDPSRINQTPISKIHNHHVVNSRFDYNSFADKIELLKFSGKIGYLRWERNLDEWFHYNNILKEEKLAYAIDHLKGDAFKWWVQEEDDRRFYKEPTIKTWRALKEAMRHEFAPEFTSSEIKELYPRRYPTHGSKEARKVVAQESKRGWSQQANLQPNQGHAIVQCLDQKSDIPKAMESRSVSQNTLIRTKAKPLLDTMQVKAKVSPILNNLVYESSPTGMSHLSLSKNVKTGPEVQQNPNSTSLFESKVHKELFPRNKEILDLKEEDTPSQGKSSDFKILKDQTCFKCHKIGHLAEACPIKHVLKETSLETETENFKISDSFIQSDLLVPNSCIMHLSLSKGIVSGIKEHELKREDLFYQHGIAKEEEAISEAGRNDLLLKEAKPVIKVSNQGKCLTSPLDTGLNFYILGTGIPDESSMLTEVPRAELDPEINQNPHHKWKPKSEQRIVQVPKPEVNFTIDQSAIIISMIRLMHLSCPRECEIFSGTKEEYTAQKEETQSMMLQDAESMPIKVSQIKGSVSNLNLPLLLDKEDIMHLSLPRNFDPGIKEVEVHNHQSQKLQRRQQPKTRYPKKKIILQLMEAIKVSLEISNYFYQCPNTGIMHLLFVQKDEKFSGCKEESFKEIPPDNLLLLGESVPKMVRTINSKSVENHHLQKGRNDNVQARGVIISHFFKEEPPDAQTITKPKLLSSFEVKTFTRGRG comes from the exons atggtagGAGAAACACACGGACAAAGTCAGATGGCCAAGAAGAGccaacatttgacagctttgcaagaggttgaacagattgctcagttgaggaaaagaagaaaggcacaaggccaacgtccacagccaggagaaagaagatttggatatgcaccagaggctgtctatgtcgagcccaagccaccagatccttcaaggatcaatcaaaCCCCAATTTCTAAAATCCACaaccatcatgttgttaattctcggtttgattataactcttttgctgataaaattgaactcttaaaattttcaggaaaaataggttatcttagatgggagaggaaccttgatgaatggtttcactacaacaacatcttgaaggaagaaaagctagcttatgccattgatcatctaaaaggagatgcctttaaatggtgggtacaagaagaagatgataggaggttttacaaggagccaactatcaaaacgtggaGAGCTCTTAAGGAAGCCATGAGAcatgagtttgcaccagagtTTACAAGTTCTGAAATTAAGGAACTTTAtccaaggaggtatccaactcatggttccaaagaagctaGAAAAGTTGTTGCACAAGAGAGTAAGAGAGGCTGGTCTCAACAAGCCAACTTGCAaccaaaccaggggcacgccattgtccaaTGCCTAgaccagaaaagtgacatcccaAAGGCCATGGAGAGTAGAAGTGTCAGCCAAAACACTTTGATCAGAACCAAAGCAAAACCATTGCTAGATACTATGCAAGTAAAAGctaaggtaagtcctatacttaataatttggtttatgaatcttctcccactggtatgagtcacttgtctttgtcaaagaatgttaagacaggTCCTGAGGTCCAGCAAAATCCGAACTCCACATCCTTGTTTGAATCCAAAGTTCACAAAGAATTATTtccaaggaacaaggagattTTAGACCTCAAAGAGGAGGACACACCAAGCCAAGGCAAGTcttctgattttaaaattctgaaagatcagacatgttttaAATGTCATAAAATAGGACACCTTGCTGAAGCTTGTCCCATTAAACAtgtattgaaagaaacatcactagaaactgaaactgaaaattttaaaataagtgatagttttattcaatctgatttgttggttccaaattcttgtataatgcacttgtctttgtcaaagggtaTTGTATCAGGAATTAAGGAGCATGAACTTAAAAGAGAAGACCTATTCTACCAGCATGGTAttgctaaagaggaggaagccataagtgaggctggaagaaatgatttgttgcttaaagaagcaaaacctgtaatcaaagtatcaaaccaaggtaagtgtttaacatcacctttagatactggtttaaatttttatattcttggtacagggataccagatgagagctctatgcttactgaagtgcCAAGGGCCGAGCTAGACCCTGAGAtcaatcaaaatccacaccacaagtggaaaccaaaatctgaacaaagaattgttcaagtgccaaaacctgaggtaaatttcactataGATCAGAGTGCTATTATTATAtccatgataagattaatgcacttgtcttgtccaagagaatgtgaaatattttcaGGAACAAAGGAGGAGTACACTGCCCAAAAAGAAGAGACACAATCCATGATGTTACAAGATGCTGAATCAATGCCAATAAAAGTCAGCCAAATAAAGGGAAGTGTTTCTAATTTAAATTTGCCCTTATTACTTGATAAAGAAGACAttatgcacttgtctttgccaagaaattttgatccaggaataaaaGAAGTTGAAGTTCATAACCACCAAAGTCAAAAGTTGCAAAGAAGACAGCAACCAAAAACAAGATAtccaaagaagaaaatcattCTTCAACTTATGGAAGCTATCAAAGTAAGTCTggaaatttcaaattatttttatcagtgTCCAAACACAGGTATAATGCACTTGCTTTTTGTCCAGAAAGATGAGAaattttcaggttgcaaagaagaaagctttaaagaaatcccaccggataatcttttattgcttggagaatcagtcccaaagatggtcAGAACCATCAACTCCAAAAGTGTGGAGAACCATCATCTCCAGAAGGGAAGAAATGACAATGTCCaggccagaggcgtgatcatttcccatttctttaaagaagagccaccagatgcacaaaccattaccaaaccaaaatt gttatccagttttgaggtcaaaaccttcacaagggggaggggatga